One Calliopsis andreniformis isolate RMS-2024a chromosome 9, iyCalAndr_principal, whole genome shotgun sequence genomic window carries:
- the LOC143184010 gene encoding transmembrane protein 17B isoform X2 — MALYINLWLFPVWLLITTVNLDIKYHNLTSVYKVIIVATFLIFSMLECLRLYLGYVGNLGGKIPELASFWLISILIQFPLEVFFLSDHGILLHYSDIIINSFMICLLFIEVIMGMHALKNLSDQRAKTFYMVQLYGIRNKS; from the exons ATGGCTTTATACATTAATCTTTGGCTTTTTCCAGTATGGCTACTGATCACTACAGTAAATTTAGATATCAAA TATCATAATTTAACCAGTGTTTACAAAGTAATAATAGTAGCAACATTTCTGATATTTTCAATGTTGGAATGTTTAAGATTATATTTGGGATATGTTGGAAATCTTGGCGGAAAG ATTCCAGAGTTGGCCAGTTTTTGGTTAATTTCCATATTGATACAGTTTCCACTGGAAGTATTTTTTCTTTCTGATCATGGGATATTATTGCATTACAGCGatataatcatcaattctttcaTGATTTGTCTCCTTTTTATTGAAGTCATTATGGGTATGCATGCTCTCAAAAATTTGTCAGATCAACGTGCTAAAACATTTTATATGGTCCAACTATACGGTATACGCAATAAATCTTAA
- the LOC143184010 gene encoding transmembrane protein 17B isoform X1, with translation MVNEPIYYDRNKTKSSLPFQMALYINLWLFPVWLLITTVNLDIKYHNLTSVYKVIIVATFLIFSMLECLRLYLGYVGNLGGKIPELASFWLISILIQFPLEVFFLSDHGILLHYSDIIINSFMICLLFIEVIMGMHALKNLSDQRAKTFYMVQLYGIRNKS, from the exons ATGGTTAATGAACCGATTTACTACGATC GAAATAAAACGAAATCTAGTTTGCCGTTCCAAATGGCTTTATACATTAATCTTTGGCTTTTTCCAGTATGGCTACTGATCACTACAGTAAATTTAGATATCAAA TATCATAATTTAACCAGTGTTTACAAAGTAATAATAGTAGCAACATTTCTGATATTTTCAATGTTGGAATGTTTAAGATTATATTTGGGATATGTTGGAAATCTTGGCGGAAAG ATTCCAGAGTTGGCCAGTTTTTGGTTAATTTCCATATTGATACAGTTTCCACTGGAAGTATTTTTTCTTTCTGATCATGGGATATTATTGCATTACAGCGatataatcatcaattctttcaTGATTTGTCTCCTTTTTATTGAAGTCATTATGGGTATGCATGCTCTCAAAAATTTGTCAGATCAACGTGCTAAAACATTTTATATGGTCCAACTATACGGTATACGCAATAAATCTTAA